The following coding sequences are from one Selenomonas sputigena ATCC 35185 window:
- a CDS encoding mediator complex subunit 15 domain-containing protein produces the protein MAMEANAANAAGSLQRVQRPQTTGSADAVTRRGDGASSSPFTKETNVSIRNSIADLSSVLGKISQGQEDSVEVLPDHLQKVIRNVMESSFSLSATLEEGLGSTTESQRFSLEQLGTLSRMLTQLGTLAEKGVEVSGFSESMQTLLRNLKSLLTAQEGGSSLEPALLNKLSFQLLDTKALEDLPAALQQALTLLVQVQPQEGAGEASSFDFLKSLVQYFMPRPGEEGALPTMPGQMMAEDGADAEADANLPMRDAGEGGAKAVQQEAAGQMPRPAGDNPRTAQQEATQGNFPQSMPESDAAQGKSALQQSVHSDAAAQQSGKGAEAGLLPNAEDGASEATQQQKGSSQGAAAEGKGQAGVPQEQNGVQQKGSAQGGGAEGKGQPSEQMMRNVPQDGSSSEFAGSRQDGQSANSQMTRRDGSPQNTAQEKTLQQGQSLNNASASMQQGEAKSATRQMPVMQNTPQLMQSLKDTAAFMLKNMPLTEKDAALLRDFVNNGQKLLPDKEAKQLQLLLRLSQNNVPAAVNQAAAQKNLGDLPRLWAFMQLCDMTAVKDMKEQQLKRAGKDVAEFAASMKRSMEGGSLFQTDGKGNTHRSLNFMMPLYMGEGEKQSFPAYANVYNEEKYSPEDGRMHKETWLRLCVLTDHIGAVELTCQVYDAKSLNMRVLFSEPSAVEDFKAYIPEFRESFRTMTLELSDLKVSVAGSKE, from the coding sequence ATGGCAATGGAAGCAAATGCCGCTAATGCTGCGGGGTCTTTGCAGCGCGTACAGCGGCCTCAGACGACAGGATCGGCGGATGCCGTAACGCGGCGGGGAGACGGCGCATCGTCTTCTCCTTTTACAAAGGAAACGAATGTCTCCATACGAAATTCCATTGCAGATTTGTCTTCTGTGCTCGGGAAGATTTCCCAGGGTCAGGAAGACTCGGTGGAAGTTTTGCCGGATCACTTGCAGAAGGTGATTCGCAATGTCATGGAAAGCTCTTTTTCGTTGAGTGCGACACTGGAAGAGGGTCTTGGCAGCACGACGGAGAGCCAGCGGTTTTCGTTGGAGCAGTTGGGTACGCTCTCGCGTATGCTCACGCAGCTTGGTACACTCGCGGAAAAAGGCGTCGAGGTCAGTGGTTTCAGTGAGAGCATGCAGACGTTGCTGCGGAATTTGAAGTCGCTTTTGACGGCGCAGGAGGGCGGAAGCTCCTTGGAACCGGCGCTGCTGAATAAATTATCCTTCCAGCTGCTCGACACCAAGGCGTTGGAGGATCTGCCCGCGGCCTTGCAGCAGGCGTTGACGCTCCTGGTGCAGGTGCAGCCACAGGAGGGCGCCGGCGAGGCGAGTTCCTTTGACTTTTTGAAGTCACTTGTGCAATATTTTATGCCGCGTCCCGGAGAGGAGGGCGCATTGCCGACCATGCCAGGGCAGATGATGGCCGAAGACGGCGCGGACGCTGAGGCCGATGCGAATTTGCCGATGCGTGATGCAGGTGAAGGCGGAGCGAAGGCGGTGCAGCAGGAAGCGGCGGGGCAGATGCCGAGACCTGCGGGTGACAATCCGCGTACCGCACAACAAGAAGCAACGCAGGGGAATTTCCCGCAAAGTATGCCGGAAAGCGATGCGGCGCAGGGAAAATCTGCTTTACAGCAGTCCGTGCACAGTGATGCCGCAGCACAGCAGAGCGGCAAGGGGGCGGAAGCGGGATTGCTGCCGAATGCTGAGGATGGCGCTTCGGAAGCAACACAGCAGCAGAAAGGATCTAGTCAGGGCGCTGCTGCCGAAGGCAAGGGTCAGGCGGGCGTGCCGCAGGAGCAAAACGGAGTGCAGCAGAAAGGTTCGGCTCAGGGCGGTGGTGCTGAGGGCAAGGGACAGCCAAGCGAGCAGATGATGCGCAATGTGCCGCAAGATGGCAGCTCATCTGAATTTGCAGGATCGCGTCAAGATGGGCAAAGTGCGAATTCGCAGATGACGAGAAGGGACGGAAGTCCACAGAATACAGCGCAGGAAAAGACCCTGCAGCAGGGGCAGAGTCTGAACAATGCGTCTGCAAGTATGCAGCAGGGCGAGGCGAAGTCTGCTACGCGACAGATGCCCGTGATGCAGAATACACCGCAGCTCATGCAGAGTCTGAAAGATACGGCGGCATTCATGCTGAAGAATATGCCGCTTACGGAGAAGGATGCCGCCTTGTTGCGCGATTTTGTCAACAACGGACAAAAGCTCTTGCCGGACAAGGAGGCGAAACAGCTGCAGCTTCTTCTGCGCCTCAGTCAGAATAATGTTCCCGCGGCCGTCAATCAGGCTGCTGCACAGAAAAATCTCGGTGATCTGCCGCGCCTCTGGGCTTTCATGCAGCTTTGTGACATGACGGCAGTGAAGGATATGAAGGAGCAGCAGCTCAAGCGCGCGGGTAAGGATGTTGCGGAGTTTGCCGCCTCGATGAAGCGATCCATGGAGGGAGGAAGCCTTTTCCAGACGGATGGCAAGGGCAATACGCACCGCTCGCTGAACTTCATGATGCCCTTATACATGGGCGAAGGAGAAAAACAGAGTTTCCCTGCTTATGCCAATGTCTACAATGAGGAGAAGTATTCGCCTGAGGACGGACGCATGCACAAAGAAACGTGGCTTAGACTATGTGTGCTTACAGACCACATCGGTGCAGTGGAGCTTACCTGTCAAGTGTACGACGCGAAGAGTCTCAACATGCGCGTACTTTTTTCGGAGCCGTCTGCCGTAGAGGATTTCAAGGCGTATATTCCCGAATTCAGAGAATCGTTTCGTACGATGACATTGGAACTTTCCGATCTCAAGGTCAGTGTAGCGGGTAGTAAAGAATGA
- a CDS encoding EscU/YscU/HrcU family type III secretion system export apparatus switch protein, whose protein sequence is MNSENKDLPLDEHENVADQRAVALRYAPEKQHAPKVVAKGRGFVAENILAAAQKNAIPVYQNKSLVNMLMALELDREIPPELYRAVAEVLAYVYRIDKRHQKPELPR, encoded by the coding sequence ATGAACAGTGAAAATAAGGATTTGCCGTTGGATGAGCACGAGAATGTCGCTGATCAGAGAGCTGTGGCCTTGCGTTATGCGCCGGAAAAGCAGCATGCTCCGAAAGTCGTGGCGAAAGGGCGCGGCTTTGTTGCGGAAAACATCCTCGCAGCGGCACAGAAAAATGCAATTCCCGTCTATCAGAATAAATCGCTCGTCAATATGTTGATGGCGCTGGAACTCGATCGCGAGATCCCGCCGGAGCTTTACCGCGCAGTGGCGGAGGTGCTCGCTTATGTCTATCGCATAGACAAGCGCCATCAAAAGCCGGAGCTGCCGAGATGA
- a CDS encoding YraN family protein — MTTKSFGDRGEDLAAQYLEKRGCRILERQFRAKTGEIDIIAEDRGALLFIEVKTRRPTRFGAPAQAVGYTKQRRIFRTALLYMQKRAIGERFCRFDVLEVLVMGGSYTVNHYENAFEFDGL; from the coding sequence ATGACGACGAAGAGTTTTGGCGATCGAGGCGAAGATCTGGCGGCGCAGTATCTGGAGAAACGCGGCTGCCGCATATTGGAGCGGCAGTTTCGCGCTAAGACAGGCGAGATCGACATCATCGCCGAGGATAGAGGCGCGCTGCTTTTTATCGAGGTCAAGACACGCCGTCCGACGCGTTTCGGTGCACCTGCGCAGGCGGTAGGATATACGAAGCAAAGGCGTATTTTTCGCACGGCACTTTTGTATATGCAGAAACGCGCCATAGGAGAGCGATTTTGCCGTTTTGATGTCCTTGAGGTTCTCGTTATGGGTGGATCCTATACGGTGAATCATTATGAAAACGCATTTGAGTTTGACGGTCTTTAG
- the cobI gene encoding precorrin-2 C(20)-methyltransferase, with protein MKGTFFGIGVGPGDPELLTVKAIRAMEKADVLIAPKTEKKDGSVALSIARPYLKKDIEIVYQVFPMVANFAESTKAWEENKAEILAILEAGKNVAFLTLGDPMFYSTYIYVYRLLEHEAVTIETIPGIPAFCAIGSKLGYPIVEGNDILSIIPATASPEKIAKILPVTDNAVLMKVYKNFPEIADMLSESGLAKDAVMVSRCGLPDEERIDDIEAQKDKKVNYLSTILTRRNA; from the coding sequence ATGAAGGGAACATTTTTCGGCATTGGCGTGGGACCGGGTGACCCGGAGCTTTTGACGGTCAAGGCAATTCGTGCGATGGAGAAGGCGGATGTGCTCATCGCGCCCAAGACGGAGAAGAAGGACGGCAGCGTTGCGCTTTCCATCGCGCGTCCTTACTTGAAGAAGGATATCGAGATCGTCTATCAGGTCTTTCCGATGGTTGCGAATTTCGCTGAGTCCACGAAAGCATGGGAGGAGAACAAGGCAGAGATTCTCGCAATCTTGGAGGCGGGAAAGAATGTGGCGTTCCTGACCTTGGGGGATCCGATGTTTTACAGCACTTACATCTATGTCTATCGTCTGCTTGAGCATGAGGCGGTGACGATCGAGACGATTCCGGGGATTCCGGCGTTCTGCGCCATCGGCAGCAAGCTCGGCTATCCGATCGTCGAGGGCAACGATATTCTTTCCATCATCCCGGCGACGGCTTCGCCCGAGAAGATTGCCAAGATCCTGCCTGTGACGGACAATGCCGTCCTGATGAAGGTATACAAGAACTTCCCCGAGATCGCTGATATGCTCAGCGAAAGCGGCTTGGCGAAGGATGCCGTGATGGTGAGCCGCTGCGGCCTGCCCGATGAGGAACGCATCGATGACATCGAGGCGCAGAAGGATAAGAAGGTCAATTACCTGTCGACGATTCTGACGCGGCGCAATGCTTGA
- a CDS encoding ABC transporter substrate-binding protein — MCGNFYRACALSLLVVMLALLAGCGAKEAAKTEQGANFAVIKDDMGREVAIGKKPERIVVLSASFLEPLHAVGGDVVGRPDSKTKMPDYAKDKASVGEVYQIDVEKVLACQPDLVIVNKGMNEKLLSTLEANGIPSIVIDMKSYEDVKREVKIFAQVTGEKEKGETLVKEMDEKIQGVLARVPKEKKRVAILHSTSQGLSVQLDGSIAGSIVKMLGWENVASGMTPLEKNPDAAPYSMETLVEQNPDIIFVTSMGKMDEIKKNMEKTIAESPAWQSIPAIQQGKLYYLPQDLFLLSPGLHYPEAFEMMAKLIYPEVFP; from the coding sequence ATGTGCGGAAATTTTTATAGGGCATGCGCTCTTTCCCTTTTGGTCGTGATGCTTGCACTTCTTGCCGGCTGCGGCGCGAAGGAAGCGGCGAAGACGGAGCAGGGCGCAAATTTTGCCGTAATCAAGGACGATATGGGGCGCGAGGTCGCAATTGGAAAGAAGCCCGAGCGCATCGTCGTGCTGTCGGCATCGTTCCTTGAGCCGCTTCATGCCGTGGGCGGCGATGTCGTTGGCCGGCCGGATTCCAAGACGAAGATGCCCGATTATGCCAAGGACAAGGCAAGCGTTGGCGAGGTCTATCAGATCGATGTGGAGAAGGTGCTCGCTTGTCAGCCCGATCTCGTCATCGTCAATAAGGGCATGAACGAAAAACTTCTGTCGACGCTTGAGGCAAATGGGATTCCGTCCATCGTCATCGACATGAAAAGCTACGAGGACGTGAAGCGCGAGGTCAAGATTTTTGCGCAGGTCACAGGAGAAAAGGAGAAGGGCGAGACGCTTGTCAAGGAGATGGACGAGAAGATTCAGGGCGTCCTTGCACGCGTGCCAAAGGAGAAGAAGCGTGTCGCCATCCTGCACAGCACGTCACAGGGCTTGAGCGTGCAGCTTGACGGCAGCATTGCAGGCTCCATCGTCAAGATGCTCGGCTGGGAGAACGTGGCGAGCGGTATGACGCCGCTGGAGAAGAATCCTGATGCTGCGCCATACAGCATGGAGACTCTCGTCGAGCAGAATCCAGACATTATTTTTGTCACGAGCATGGGCAAGATGGACGAGATCAAGAAGAATATGGAAAAGACGATCGCTGAAAGTCCCGCGTGGCAGAGCATTCCTGCAATCCAGCAGGGAAAACTCTATTACTTGCCGCAGGACCTCTTCCTTCTGAGTCCCGGACTGCACTATCCTGAAGCCTTCGAGATGATGGCGAAGCTCATCTATCCTGAGGTGTTCCCATGA
- a CDS encoding FecCD family ABC transporter permease yields MSGAEAAETRFSAFRRRISIVAVFAALACIGFVLSIMKGSVEIPAAEIGQALTEGAEGIHAQILMNIRLPRTIVAALVGVHLSLSGAILQAIMKNPLADPHIIGISSGAGLAGIFVMLVFPGHEALVTPAAFLGAMAAAVAIYLLAWKNGIRPIRIILAGVAVSAFLGAGISALMIFYSDRVHGALMWMVGGLSARSWPQVDMIFPYTIVGLVLALAFSRKLNILLLGDEIARSLGLRVEVTRLLLTAIAALLAASAVAVVGLLGFVGLIVPHAARLLVGSDYRFLLPASALLGAAVVTLSDTFARTAFAPVELPVGILMAVLGAPFFLFLLRREL; encoded by the coding sequence ATGAGCGGTGCGGAGGCTGCAGAAACAAGATTCAGCGCTTTCAGGCGGCGAATATCCATCGTGGCGGTATTCGCCGCTTTGGCGTGCATCGGCTTCGTCTTGAGCATCATGAAGGGATCGGTCGAAATTCCCGCAGCGGAAATAGGACAGGCGCTCACAGAGGGCGCCGAGGGCATACACGCGCAGATCCTCATGAATATCCGTCTGCCGCGCACGATCGTGGCGGCGCTCGTCGGCGTCCATTTATCGCTTTCAGGCGCTATTTTGCAGGCTATCATGAAGAATCCCCTCGCCGACCCGCACATCATCGGCATCTCGTCGGGGGCGGGACTTGCGGGCATCTTCGTCATGCTCGTCTTCCCCGGGCACGAGGCTCTTGTGACGCCTGCCGCCTTCCTCGGCGCGATGGCGGCCGCTGTCGCCATCTATCTGCTCGCATGGAAGAATGGCATCCGCCCGATCCGCATCATCCTGGCGGGCGTCGCCGTCTCGGCTTTTCTCGGCGCGGGCATCTCCGCCCTGATGATCTTTTACAGCGACCGCGTGCACGGCGCCTTGATGTGGATGGTCGGCGGTCTGTCGGCGCGCAGCTGGCCGCAGGTCGACATGATCTTCCCGTATACGATTGTCGGTCTCGTGCTCGCCCTCGCCTTCTCGCGCAAGCTCAATATCTTGCTCCTGGGTGATGAGATCGCGCGGAGTCTCGGCCTTCGCGTCGAGGTCACGCGCCTTTTGCTCACGGCGATCGCGGCTCTTCTGGCAGCGAGCGCCGTCGCCGTCGTCGGACTCTTGGGCTTTGTCGGACTCATCGTGCCTCATGCGGCTCGGCTCCTGGTCGGCTCGGACTATCGCTTCCTTCTGCCCGCGTCCGCGCTCTTGGGCGCGGCTGTCGTGACTTTGAGCGATACGTTCGCACGCACGGCGTTTGCGCCTGTCGAACTGCCCGTCGGCATCCTCATGGCTGTTCTTGGTGCGCCGTTCTTCTTGTTTCTGTTGAGGAGGGAACTTTGA
- a CDS encoding ABC transporter ATP-binding protein, whose translation MSVTVRHLSVSLAGKTILHDLNVEFPVGKRTAIIGPNGAGKSTLLRVLAALNPKYEGEVLLDGTDIHAIPRKSLAKRLAILPQGLAAPPDLTVEALVDYGRYPYRSWRTIGRSKEDREAVAQALAETRMEAMRTRQVMSLSGGERQRAWIAMALARQPEYLLLDEPTTYLDIAHQLEVMEIIKRLNREHAMTVIMVLHDINHALQYADEIAVIKDRQIFSTGTPHDVLNVAMLAEVFGVRADIFTNSQGAQVLSPVSLVR comes from the coding sequence ATGTCTGTGACGGTTCGCCATCTTTCGGTGTCGCTCGCAGGAAAAACGATCCTGCACGATCTGAACGTCGAATTTCCCGTCGGCAAGCGCACGGCGATCATCGGCCCGAACGGCGCGGGAAAATCGACGCTTCTGCGCGTGCTTGCCGCCTTGAATCCCAAGTACGAGGGTGAGGTGCTGTTGGACGGCACAGACATCCATGCCATCCCTCGAAAATCGTTGGCGAAGCGCCTCGCCATCCTGCCGCAGGGACTTGCTGCTCCGCCTGATCTCACGGTGGAGGCGCTCGTCGACTATGGCCGCTATCCGTACCGCAGCTGGCGCACGATCGGCCGCTCGAAGGAAGATCGCGAGGCTGTCGCACAGGCGCTGGCCGAGACACGGATGGAAGCGATGCGCACCCGTCAGGTCATGTCGCTTTCGGGCGGCGAGCGTCAGCGCGCCTGGATCGCCATGGCGTTGGCTCGCCAGCCCGAATACCTGCTGCTCGATGAGCCGACGACATACCTCGACATTGCGCATCAGCTTGAAGTCATGGAAATCATCAAGCGGCTCAATCGAGAGCATGCGATGACCGTCATCATGGTGCTGCATGACATCAACCATGCTTTGCAGTATGCGGACGAGATCGCCGTCATCAAGGATCGGCAGATTTTCAGCACGGGAACGCCGCACGATGTGCTGAACGTCGCGATGCTTGCTGAGGTCTTCGGCGTGCGCGCCGACATTTTTACCAATAGTCAAGGAGCGCAGGTGCTGTCGCCTGTTTCGCTCGTGCGGTAA
- a CDS encoding LysR family transcriptional regulator, with protein MEIRQLEYFCTLAHLENFTRTAEALHVSQPSVTKAIKSLESEIGLMLVDRRQKRVSLTMEGRAFLLHAEEIMQAVERAEQDMLRFRPDAKRTVHFGLPPMLEAYLFPDFFTKFTAAHPDINLDVCEYVDSVEVRAKVEEGLLDFGVVLAPTVKTHRNEMAVLKDKMELCLPLDHPLTAREHVAVADLRREKFIMQQPNTYQYDTVYRSCVENGFTPEILLCTSQLKTIKQLVANSLGISILPDFVTRSETIFARRPLVPEMEIQVNLFWSPQKRLSETGRKVVSFMEEYTTTDEFRERFRQ; from the coding sequence TTGGAAATTCGACAATTGGAATATTTTTGCACGCTCGCCCATCTCGAAAACTTCACGCGCACGGCGGAGGCTCTCCACGTTTCCCAGCCGTCTGTCACGAAGGCGATCAAATCGTTGGAGTCCGAGATTGGCCTGATGCTCGTCGATCGTCGGCAGAAGCGTGTGTCTTTGACGATGGAGGGAAGGGCGTTTCTGCTTCATGCGGAGGAGATCATGCAGGCGGTCGAACGTGCGGAGCAGGATATGCTGCGCTTCCGCCCCGATGCGAAGAGGACGGTTCACTTCGGTCTGCCGCCGATGCTTGAGGCGTATCTTTTTCCGGACTTTTTTACGAAGTTTACGGCGGCGCATCCCGACATCAATCTCGATGTTTGCGAATACGTCGATTCCGTCGAGGTCAGGGCGAAGGTGGAGGAAGGGCTGCTCGACTTCGGCGTCGTTCTTGCGCCTACAGTTAAGACGCACCGCAATGAGATGGCTGTGCTCAAGGATAAGATGGAGCTGTGTCTGCCGCTCGATCACCCGCTGACGGCGCGCGAGCATGTGGCTGTCGCTGATCTCCGTCGTGAGAAGTTCATCATGCAGCAGCCGAATACGTATCAATACGATACGGTTTATCGCAGCTGCGTGGAAAACGGTTTTACGCCCGAGATTTTGCTTTGTACGTCGCAGCTCAAGACGATCAAGCAGCTCGTCGCGAACAGCCTCGGCATATCGATTTTGCCGGATTTTGTGACGCGCAGCGAGACGATCTTTGCACGTCGTCCCCTTGTACCGGAGATGGAAATCCAGGTCAATCTTTTCTGGAGTCCGCAGAAGCGCCTGAGCGAGACGGGACGCAAGGTCGTTTCCTTCATGGAGGAGTACACGACGACGGATGAGTTCAGGGAACGTTTTCGCCAGTGA
- the smc gene encoding chromosome segregation protein SMC: MQLKRLEAYGFKSFADKIEIEFHAGVTAIVGPNGSGKSNVTDAVRWVLGEQNVRALRGSKAEDIIFTGSATRRAMGVAEVSLFFENEGDMPVDYREVVVTRRLFRSGESEFFINKSRCRLKDISNLFADTGLGRDGMSVIGQNRIDEILNSKPEERRLYFEETAGITKYRNRKRESMRKLEDMQGNLVRVSDIMQEIEGQLEPLAESAEKTRRHDDLQTVYRRCALTELFQREGQLKKERADSAGKIEAMRDEALAAETQVRLLDVKKEELDQAILVLEEKLQEQAEKNNALRTQIEQANSEIAILEERAHQHDALKARLLQQRADFESTAGEAAAEKQRLFAVEKELLEKHAAIDAAIAKDRGSLKALGEKLREVKEKHRTLADKKDAAQRDMLARENELLLIEHELERYSTSGTERADELERATAAVDALTTEAKAIGEERRRLEEERRTLEEERTKKTQEKEHLDEKLRTLLHAENRTKEELHADENKLKFLRNMQASYEGFARAPKAVLQAKEPWQKGVAGAVAELVSVPHEYIRAVDVALGSSLQNIVTEDTDTAKAAIAFLKRARLGRVTFLPLSTLVVRRSQDEAAKREVGAIGFANELVGADAKYRKVVDFLLARTLVVDTLDHGLAIEKKMGWRLRIVTLDGELLNPGGSLSGGGRQGQETSFLNRGGEIERLEKSVRDAEETLATLLKARTFFDKAAREMAEALEFVARSLQQKDVYAAELRVKDERIAEARKEKEKARETLKKLAEEAEMTFSKAQAKKNDAVQQAKAARRLYEKMERETKESEEELDDLEQDADDLSKYINERELKRAVLEQEKIRAREQALLKEKEETRAKEQAEKTREEEIALDEEQSNGGTKREEIAARVAAWQEKHAEGKAAYDKQYQEKLERHAENQENDKAARAVGQRLSEMQGKLHQMEIAAAEVHVKIEQVQAELLEQYGHTWETAAEEALDLTGTELKKKMQDISRALAELGPVNPNAIREHEELVERHEFMGKQAADLEAARENLMAMIHEMDVTMTRQFKAAFEEIRGYFADIFVRLFGGGKAELFLTDEKDVLHAGVEIEVQLPTKKRQNLSVLSGGERALTVIALLFSFLRYRPAPFSVLDEIDAPLDEANVARFGKFLGEFAENTQFIVVTHRKGTMEAADFMYGITIEDAGVSRVLSVRLDEAI, translated from the coding sequence TTGCAGTTGAAACGCCTCGAAGCCTACGGCTTCAAATCGTTTGCCGATAAAATCGAGATCGAGTTCCATGCGGGCGTTACGGCGATTGTCGGGCCGAACGGCAGCGGCAAGAGCAACGTTACAGATGCGGTGCGCTGGGTGCTCGGCGAGCAGAATGTGCGCGCCCTGCGCGGTTCGAAGGCCGAGGACATCATCTTTACGGGCAGTGCGACGCGGCGTGCCATGGGCGTTGCAGAGGTCTCCCTCTTCTTTGAAAATGAAGGGGATATGCCCGTTGATTACCGCGAAGTCGTCGTGACGCGTCGTCTTTTCCGCTCGGGCGAGAGCGAGTTCTTCATCAATAAGTCGCGCTGTCGCCTGAAGGATATCAGCAACCTTTTCGCCGATACGGGACTCGGGCGCGATGGCATGAGCGTCATTGGTCAGAACCGCATCGATGAGATCCTGAACAGCAAGCCTGAGGAGCGTCGCCTTTATTTTGAAGAAACGGCGGGCATCACGAAGTACCGAAACCGCAAGCGCGAGTCGATGCGGAAGCTTGAAGACATGCAGGGGAATCTCGTGCGCGTCAGCGACATCATGCAGGAGATCGAAGGGCAGCTCGAACCTCTTGCCGAGAGCGCAGAGAAGACGCGCCGCCACGATGATCTGCAGACGGTTTACAGGCGCTGCGCCTTGACGGAACTTTTCCAGCGTGAGGGTCAGCTCAAGAAGGAGCGTGCAGACAGCGCGGGCAAGATCGAGGCGATGCGCGATGAGGCTCTGGCTGCCGAGACGCAGGTGCGCTTGCTGGATGTGAAGAAGGAAGAACTCGATCAGGCGATCCTCGTTCTGGAAGAAAAACTGCAGGAGCAGGCGGAGAAGAACAACGCGCTGAGGACGCAGATCGAGCAGGCAAACAGCGAAATCGCCATCTTGGAGGAGCGAGCACATCAGCATGACGCCTTGAAGGCGCGTCTTCTCCAACAGCGTGCGGATTTTGAGAGCACTGCCGGAGAAGCTGCTGCTGAGAAGCAGCGGCTCTTTGCTGTCGAAAAGGAGCTTCTTGAAAAACATGCGGCGATCGATGCCGCCATAGCGAAGGATCGCGGCTCGCTCAAGGCTCTGGGCGAGAAGCTGCGCGAGGTCAAGGAGAAGCATCGCACGCTCGCGGACAAGAAGGATGCAGCGCAGCGCGACATGCTCGCGCGGGAAAATGAGCTTCTGCTCATTGAGCATGAGTTGGAACGGTATTCGACGAGCGGCACGGAACGTGCCGATGAGCTGGAAAGAGCGACAGCGGCAGTTGACGCTCTGACGACTGAAGCGAAGGCAATCGGCGAAGAGCGACGCAGGCTCGAAGAAGAGCGCAGGACGCTCGAAGAAGAACGCACGAAGAAGACGCAAGAGAAGGAGCATTTGGACGAGAAGCTCCGCACGCTGCTTCATGCGGAGAATCGTACGAAAGAAGAGCTGCACGCAGATGAGAACAAGCTCAAGTTCCTGCGCAACATGCAGGCGTCGTACGAAGGCTTCGCGCGCGCGCCGAAGGCTGTACTGCAGGCGAAAGAACCTTGGCAGAAGGGCGTCGCGGGCGCTGTCGCCGAGCTTGTTTCCGTGCCGCATGAGTACATCCGAGCCGTCGATGTCGCCTTGGGCAGCAGTCTGCAGAACATCGTGACGGAGGATACGGATACGGCGAAGGCCGCCATCGCCTTTCTGAAACGCGCACGTTTGGGACGCGTGACGTTCCTACCGCTTTCGACGCTCGTTGTGCGCCGCTCGCAGGATGAGGCGGCGAAGAGGGAAGTGGGCGCCATAGGCTTTGCCAATGAGCTGGTCGGTGCGGATGCGAAGTACCGGAAAGTCGTGGACTTTCTGCTGGCCCGCACGCTCGTCGTCGATACGCTCGATCACGGCCTTGCCATCGAGAAGAAGATGGGGTGGCGGCTGCGCATCGTGACGCTTGACGGTGAATTGCTTAATCCCGGCGGCTCGCTTTCGGGCGGCGGCAGGCAAGGGCAGGAGACGAGCTTTCTCAATCGCGGCGGTGAGATCGAGCGCTTGGAAAAGAGCGTGCGGGACGCGGAAGAAACGCTTGCTACGCTTTTGAAAGCACGCACGTTTTTTGACAAGGCGGCGAGGGAAATGGCCGAGGCGCTGGAATTTGTTGCCCGCTCTTTGCAGCAAAAGGATGTGTATGCAGCGGAACTGCGCGTCAAGGATGAACGCATCGCCGAGGCGAGAAAAGAGAAGGAAAAGGCGAGAGAGACGCTCAAGAAGCTTGCAGAAGAGGCTGAAATGACCTTTTCCAAGGCGCAGGCGAAGAAGAATGACGCCGTGCAGCAGGCGAAGGCCGCGCGCCGCCTGTACGAGAAGATGGAGCGGGAGACAAAGGAGAGCGAGGAAGAGCTCGACGATCTTGAGCAGGATGCTGATGACCTCAGCAAGTATATTAACGAGCGGGAGCTAAAGCGCGCCGTCCTTGAGCAGGAGAAAATCCGTGCGCGTGAGCAGGCGCTCCTAAAAGAGAAGGAAGAGACGAGAGCGAAGGAGCAGGCGGAAAAAACGCGCGAGGAAGAAATTGCGCTGGATGAAGAACAGAGCAACGGCGGCACGAAGCGCGAGGAAATCGCCGCGCGGGTTGCCGCCTGGCAGGAAAAGCATGCCGAGGGAAAAGCCGCCTACGACAAGCAGTATCAGGAAAAGCTCGAACGTCATGCGGAAAACCAAGAGAATGACAAGGCGGCGAGGGCAGTAGGACAGCGACTCTCAGAGATGCAGGGCAAGCTGCATCAAATGGAAATTGCTGCCGCCGAGGTGCATGTGAAGATTGAGCAGGTGCAGGCGGAGCTTTTGGAGCAGTATGGGCATACATGGGAAACGGCAGCGGAAGAGGCGCTCGATCTGACGGGCACGGAGCTTAAGAAGAAGATGCAGGACATCTCCCGTGCGCTCGCGGAACTCGGCCCCGTCAATCCCAACGCCATACGCGAGCATGAAGAGCTTGTGGAGCGCCATGAGTTCATGGGCAAGCAGGCGGCGGATCTCGAAGCAGCGCGCGAAAATCTCATGGCGATGATTCATGAGATGGACGTGACGATGACGCGCCAGTTCAAGGCGGCGTTCGAAGAGATTCGCGGCTATTTTGCCGACATCTTCGTGCGCCTCTTCGGCGGCGGCAAGGCGGAGCTTTTTCTGACCGATGAGAAGGATGTGCTCCATGCCGGTGTGGAAATCGAGGTGCAGCTGCCGACGAAGAAGCGCCAGAATCTCTCCGTGCTCTCGGGTGGTGAGCGTGCCCTGACGGTCATCGCATTGCTCTTTTCCTTTTTGCGCTACCGTCCCGCGCCGTTTTCCGTGCTCGATGAGATCGATGCGCCACTCGATGAGGCGAATGTCGCTCGTTTCGGCAAGTTCCTTGGCGAATTTGCTGAAAATACGCAGTTCATCGTCGTCACGCACCGAAAAGGGACGATGGAAGCAGCTGATTTCATGTACGGCATCACCATCGAGGATGCGGGCGTGTCGCGCGTTCTTTCCGTGCGCCTCGACGAAGCGATTTGA